GAGAGGGAGGGATTCGAACCCTCGGTACGCTCGCACGTACGCCTGATTTCGAGTCAGGTACATTCGACCACTCTGCCACCTCTCCGGTGTCAGTCGAGGAGCGCATTATGTCCGTGCGAGCCTGTGCTGTCAATAGTTTCTTGCAGTTTTGCGGCCATGCAAAACGCCACCGCAAGGGTGGCGTTTTGCATGAGGCTGAGCGGGATCAGTGGCGCTTCAATTCGCCTTCCCACTTGGCGACCACGGCGGTGGCGACGGAGTTGCCCACCACGTTGGTGGCGGAGCGGCCCATGTCCAGGAAGTGGTCGATGCCCAAGAGCAGCAGCAGGCCGGCCTCCGGGATGTTGAACTGCGCCAGGGTGGCGGCGATCACCACCAGCGACGCGCGCGGCACGCCGGCCATGCCTTTGGAGGTCAGCATCAGGATCAGCAGCATGGAGATTTCCTGGGCCAGCGTCAGGTCGATGCCGTAGGCCTGGGCGATGAAGATCACCGCGAAGGTGCAGTACATCATCGAGCCGTCCAGGTTGAACGAGTAGCCCATCGGCAGCACGAAGCTGGCGATCTTGTTGGACACGCCGAAGCGCTCCAGCTGTTCCAGCGTCTTCGGATAGGCGGCTTCGGAGCTGGCGGTGGTGAACGACAGCAGCAGCGGCTCTTTGATCATGCCCATCAGGTGCAGCAGACGCGGGCCGACGATCAGCACGCCGACGGCGATCAGCAGCGCCCACAGGATGCCGATGGAGAAGTAAAACTGCGCCATGAACTTGCCGTAGGTGCCGAGAATGGACAGGCCTTCCTTGGCGACGGTGGCGGCGATGGCGCCGAATACCGCCAGCGGAGCGAAGTTCATCACGTAGCTGGTGACTTTCAGCATCACGTGGGCGACGACGTCGATCACGTCGATCAGCGCCTTGGAGCGCTCGCCCAGAGCGGCCATCGCGCTGCCGAAGAACACCGAGAAAATCACGATCTGCAGGATTTCGTTGTTGGCCATCGCCTCGAACACGCTCTTGGGAATGGCGTGGGTGACGAAGTCCTTCAGCGAGATGGCGCCGGCCTTGATGCCGGATTCGGCGTGCATGTCCGGCAGCGGCAGATTCAGCGCCACGCCCGGCTTCAGGATATTGACCATGATCAGGCCCAGGGTCAGCGACGCCAGCGAGGCGCCGATGAACCAGCCCATGGTTTTGCCGCCGATGCGGCCCACCGACTTGGCGTCGCCCATCTTGGCGATGCCGACCACCAGCGTGGAGATCACCAAGGGCGCGATGATCATCTTGATCAGCCGCAGGAAGATGTCGGTAAGGATGGACATGCCGTCGACAAAGGTTTTGATCGCGGCGGCGTCGTCGCCGGCATGTTGACGGAAGAGGTAGCCGACCAGAATGCCCAGCAGCATCCCGACCAGGATCAAGGCCGTGAGTTTTTTAGACTTCATTCAGTTGTTCCTGCCTGTTCTTGAGACGTTTTCAAACGAGCGTCGCATTTTCATGACATGACATGCGGTCAATGGATGGGGTCATGTTTGCGTGCCGTGTGTCCGGCATGTTTCGCCATGTAGCGGCCGGGCTACTTTGTTGTTTTTAGCCCGTTTTCAGGGCCTTGTGCCTGTTGTTGTCCGACAGGAGCAGCCGGCTGAAGGTTAGCGATTATAGAGTGTTAGTACGAGGTTGTCTTGACGGGATTTCGACAATTGCAGTTCGAATTCGAATATTTTGCAATCATTTTAATAACTTAAGCATTTTATGATTCTTGGGGCGTGACGGGGGCATGGCTGGCCGTTTCCGGTCGCGCGTCATGCGTGTAGCGCGGCGACAACGAA
This genomic window from Chromobacterium phragmitis contains:
- a CDS encoding dicarboxylate/amino acid:cation symporter — its product is MKSKKLTALILVGMLLGILVGYLFRQHAGDDAAAIKTFVDGMSILTDIFLRLIKMIIAPLVISTLVVGIAKMGDAKSVGRIGGKTMGWFIGASLASLTLGLIMVNILKPGVALNLPLPDMHAESGIKAGAISLKDFVTHAIPKSVFEAMANNEILQIVIFSVFFGSAMAALGERSKALIDVIDVVAHVMLKVTSYVMNFAPLAVFGAIAATVAKEGLSILGTYGKFMAQFYFSIGILWALLIAVGVLIVGPRLLHLMGMIKEPLLLSFTTASSEAAYPKTLEQLERFGVSNKIASFVLPMGYSFNLDGSMMYCTFAVIFIAQAYGIDLTLAQEISMLLILMLTSKGMAGVPRASLVVIAATLAQFNIPEAGLLLLLGIDHFLDMGRSATNVVGNSVATAVVAKWEGELKRH